A genomic stretch from Solanum stenotomum isolate F172 chromosome 8, ASM1918654v1, whole genome shotgun sequence includes:
- the LOC125874654 gene encoding uncharacterized protein LOC125874654, translating to MMGSKAFLFLGILLAIFAMISSETLMKSDDKNDEHHDGYNGIGGYSGDGHGEYNSGYKPRGGGNKPPHEGYNPPSGEYNSPHDKYKPPSGEYKPPNGEYKPPSNEYKSPSGKYNPPHDKYKPPSDEYKPPSDKYNPPHDKYNPSSDEYKPPGDKYKPPSNEYKSPGDKYNPPHDKYKPPSDEYKPPSDKYNPPHDKYKSSSDKYKPPGGKYNPPHDKYKPPSYEYKPPGDKYNPPHDKYNPPSNEYKPPGDKYNPPHDKYKPPSDEYKPPSDKYNSPHDKYKSSSDEYKPPGDKYNPPHDKYKPPSGEYKSSGGKYNPPHDNYKPPNDEYKSPSGGYNPPNGGHE from the exons atgatggGTTCCAAGGCTTTTCTATTTCTTGGCATTTTGTTGGCTATCTTTGCAATGATAAGCTCCGAGACCT TAATGAAATCGGATGACAAAAATGATGAACACCACGATGGATATAATGGCATTGGTGGATATTCTGGTGATGGACATGGTGAATATAATAGTGGATATAAGCCTCGAGGTGGTGGAAATAAACCTCCACACGAGGGATACAACCCTCCAAGTGGTGAATACAATTCTCCACATGACAAATATAAACCTCCGAGTGGCGAATACAAACCTCCAAATGGTGAATATAAACCTCCTAGTAACGAGTATAAATCTCCAAGTGGCAAATATAACCCTCCACATGACAAATATAAACCTCCTAGTGATGAATACAAACCTCCAAGTGACAAATATAACCCCCCACATGATAAATATAACCCCTCTAGTGACGAATACAAACCTCCAGGTGACAAATATAAACCCCCTAGTAACGAATACAAATCTCCAG GTGACAAGTATAACCCCCCACATGATAAATATAAACCCCCTAGTGACGAGTACAAACCTCCAAGTGACAAATATAACCCCCCACATGACAAATACAAATCCTCTAGTGACAAATACAAACCTCCAGGTGGCAAATATAACCCTCCACATGACAAATATAAACCTCCTAGTTATGAATACAAACCTCCAGGTGACAAATATAACCCTCCACATGACAAATATAACCCCCCTAGTAACGAATACAAACCTCCAGGTGACAAATATAACCCCCCACATGACAAATACAAACCTCCTAGTGATGAATACAAACCTCCAAGTGACAAGTATAACTCCCCACATGACAAATATAAATCCTCTAGTGACGAATACAAACCTCCAGGTGACAAATATAACCCTCCACATGACAAATATAAACCCCCTAGTGGTGAATATAAATCTTCAGGTGGCAAATATAACCCCCCACATGACAACTATAAACCCCCTAATGACGAATACAAATCTCCAAGTGGTGGATACAACCCTCCAAATGGTGGCCATGAGTAA